A region of the Actinomycetota bacterium genome:
CCCGGGACCGAAGCCCGAGGCCAGCGTCTCCAGCAGGGCGGGCAGCCTGCTCAGGTCCTCCCCCAGGTGCTCGGCCACGGCCGCGGCGGCCGCCGCGTTGAGCTTGACGGGGGCGTCGCGGAGCCGGGCCGCCAGCCACGCCGACCGGCCTTTGCCAGCGGGGACATCGGCGTCGACCACGTGGCCCACCTTGCGCACGGCGTCGACCAGGGGCCGGGCCAGTTGGCCTCCGCCCCCGACCAGCACGACCGCCGTCGTGGGGAGCGGGTCGGACAGGTAGGACACCAGAGGCCCGACGTCGGCCGTCGAGAACCGCCCGACGGCCCGGGCCACCACCACCCGTCGGGCGGTCAGGAAGGGCGGGGTCTGGGCCGTGTCGACGATGTCGCGGACCTCGTAGTCGTCGGCCCCTAAGTCCTCGACGACCAGGCCTGCGTCCTCGCCGGCCACGAGGTCGGCGACCACCGACCGCACGGCTTCGGCCACGGCCACCTCGTCCTGACCCCTGATCAGGTAGGCCGGGAAGGGCACGCTCACCGGCCGGCCTCGGCGATGGCCGCCACCACGTCGCTGACCCGGCGGGCCGGCAACGGGTCGGTGGTGCGCACGAGCCTCGCCCCCAAGGAGAGGGCGAGGGCCGCGGGGGCGATGCCGTCCTCACCGGCCGGCACGGTGACCAGCCACGGGAGTGCCGGGCCGCCGGCTGGCGGCCGCTGTCCGGCCGCCACTTCGAGCACTACTCGCCCCGGGATGGTCTCGGCCCACGCCGCCGCGGTGGCGCGGTCGCCGGTCACGACCACCGCGCCCGCGCCCCCCCGGTCCCCGGGCCGGCCCGCGCCCCCCCGGTCCCCGGGCCCTCTAGGGGCCGAACCGGTGGGCTGGCCCCCGGCCGGGGCCGCCCACCGCACCATCACGGCACCGGCGGCCACTGCCGCGGCCGTCACCTGGGGATCGCTCCCGGCGGCGAGGGTGACGGCCACCGGAACGGCGACCACCGGGCGGACCGAGCGCACGGCCCCGGCTGCCCGATCGGCGTCCGTGCCAGAAGCCGTCCCCTCGGGGCCGGCGACCGGGTGGACCAGTTCGACGAGGTCGGCACCGGCGGCGGCTAGCGCCCGGGCACGCCCGACCAGGTCGGGGGAACGGGCGTCGAGGACGGCTACCACCAGCGAGCGGGTGGTGAGGTCGTAGGTACGCTCACCGAGCCGCAGGAACATGACGGCGCGACGGTAGCGGCGTGGTCCGGGGAGGGGCGGGCCGACTTCGTTGCGACCGGTCGAAGCCCGTCATGGAACGCGGGGCGCCAGCCTCGCACGGCCGTCAAGCGCCGGGGGACGACGCGGGCGAGAGCTGGCGGCGGGCCTCGCCCACCATGGCAACCATGGCCCGGCGGACCTCGTCGGGGGTCGTGCACGGCTCCGGGAAAGCCAGGCGGACGGCCGACCGGCCCTCGGGACCGGCCGCCACCATCTCGAACCCGTAGCTGTCCACCGCCGACATGGTCGCCTCGGCCGTCGACGGCCGACCGCCCTGGTGGCGGCACAGGAGCACCTGGGCCTCGGCGTGGTCGGCGTTCATGTGGCCGACGATGGCTGCGGCCGCTGCCCCGGCTAGAGGGTCGGGCCGGGCGCTGGCGTAGGCCGCCGCCTCGACCCAGCTCATGCGCCCGTAACCACCGACGTAGCGGATGGAGCCCACCGAGAGGCGGAAGAAGGTGAAGTCGCCGAAGTCGATGTAGTACGACGCCGTGGGCACGGCCTCCAGGTAGCGGGCCCGGGTGTCGGCTCTCTCGTCGGGCCCGACTTCGGCCATCAGCCCCAGCAGCGTCACCCGTCCGACGGCCAGCGGGTCGGACCCGTCGGGGACCGGTTCGCTCACGAGGAGGCTGGCGCGGGGGTCGCCCAGGGCGTTCTGGGTGTGTTGGGCCATGCGGCTCAGGAACAGGAGCGGGTTGCCAGCCCCGTCGATGGCGTAGCTGGCCACTGACCCGTAGGGGTAGCCCCCGGGCTCGACGGCCAACGTGCAGAGCGCCCCACGGCTCGAGGAGGCCACCAGCGTCCGGCACCGCTCGGCGTGGGAGGGCTCGGCCGGTGCCGGCCCGGCGGGCCGGGTCTCCGTGCTCCCGGAGCCCTCGCCGGTGCCGGCATCGGGAACGGCGTGCTGAGACGGTCGTTGCGTCATGGCCCCGACGGTAGGCGCTACCCGGCTGTTGGCGAACCGGTGTGCCAAACACGCCAGCGACGGCGCGTCCGCCACACCGGTCCAGGCGGCGGCCCGGGCTGGCGGGGGCGGCGTCAGGCTGACTCCACGGTGGCCCAGGCCATCCCCACCGGCCGAGCGCGCGCCCTGTCCGTCATCTGACCAGGATGACACCGACGGCGAAGAGGCCGGCTGCCGAGCCCAGGCTGAGCGCCAGGTTGGCGAGGGCGAACCCGGCGGCGGCCACCCTGCGCCGATCGCCGGCCAGCTTGACCGTCTCCCAGGCGGCCGCGCTCCAGGTCGTGAGACCGCCGCACAACCCGGCCCCGACGACCACGAGGACCGTCTCGGAGGCTGTCCCGGCGGCCATCACGCCGGCTAACAACCCGAGCACGGCCGAACCGATGGCGTTGACGACCAGGGTGGACCACGGGAAGCCCATGCCAGCCCGGTGGGTGAAGGCGACGTTCACCAGGTGGCGCAACACTGCCCCGAGGCCTCCGGCCAAGCCCACGATCACCGCGAGGGTCACCCCGGGTTCCCGGCCGGAAGGCGCCGCGCCCCCAAGACCCCGAGGGCGGCGGCCGCAGTGCCTGCCGCGACGGTGGCCCCGACGTAGAGGGCGGCGGCCGCCCAGCGCCCGGCGCGGGCCAGTTCGTGGGTCTGTACGGCGAAGGCCGACATCGTCGTCCACGAGCCGAGCAGACCGGTGCCAACGAAGGGTCCGGCCAGGCGCGGCGCCAGCCCCCGGGGGGCCCAGCCGGCCAGCAGGACGGCCAGCGCCCCGAGCAGCAATGACCCGGACACGTTCACCGAGAGGGTGGCCCACGGCAGCCGCCCGCTGACGGCCGGCCAGGCCTGCTCGAGCTGGTAGCGGCCGAGCGTCCCCAGTGCTCCGCCGGCAGCCACGGCCGCGACCACGGCCCAACTGAGGGCTTCACCCGAGGCCTTGGCGCCCGGCGCGGGCTCACGATGGGCAGCCATGTACCTCCTCGGACGCGCGAACGACCGGCCACCATAGGGCGGACTGGCACCATGCGGTCCAGGCCACCCGTCAGCAAGACCACGGCCCGGGCCGAGGCCGAGTCACCTTGGTGGGGCTCGGCTGGTGGACACGGTGGTCGCCAGGCGGCCGTCGGCGTGCTCGATGTGGACGATCAGGGCTCCGACCTCGACGACGCTGCCCGATGGCGGGACGGTGGCGCCCAGGACCTTGGACTTGGGCGGGGCCAGTACAACCCCGGCCGGGAACCTGCGCTGGAGGGTCTCGGCGGCGCGGGCCTCGCTGGTCCCCGGCCGGCTGGCGATCAGGATGTCGAGGTCGCGCACGCCTGCTTGATGGAGGGCCGACATCAACCGGTCGGGCGAGCCACTGGCTCCGTCGAGCACCAGGACGGTCGCATGCCCATGGCGCCACAGGGTTGCTCCCCGGCCCACCGACACGGCCATGTCGGTGCCGGGCCGGGCGATCCCCACCGCGGGAAGCAGCATGGCCACCATCGCCAACCCCGCCCCGGCCCCGGCCAGCCCTCGCCGCCCCCGGGTCAGGGCCCAGGCACACCCGGCCAGGGCGGCCCCCGCGGCGACCACATGGGCGAGCCCGAGGTGGCCGAGGGGCATGGACCCGGTCACCCTGGCCACTCCGGCCACCCAGGCGAGCATGGCTCTCGTCGGCAGGTGTGCGAGGGTCGCCAGCGGCTCGCCCGCCAGCCCGGCCGGGAACCCGGCCGCCAGTCCCCAGACCATCAGCGGGCCCGACGCCGGCAGGGCGGCCAGGTTGGCCAACACCGTGGCCACCGGCAGGCTGCCGAAGGTAGGGACCATGATGGGGGCCACGCCCGCCTGGGCGGCCAGGGTCAGCCCGAGGGCGGCGGCCACCGGCCGGGGCCCGGGGATCAAGGCGGTCAGTCGCCGGGCGAACAAGGCGATGCCGACGCACGCTCCCACCGACAGGCGGAAGCCGACGGAGTGCACGAGCATCGGGTCGATGATCACCAGGGCGGTGACCGCCAGGGCTAGGGCCCTGACCGTCGATGCCGGCCGCCCGAGGTTGGTGGCCAGGAGCGTGACCGAGGCCATGGCCACCGCACGGAGCACGGGGGGCTCCCACCGCGTGATCACCCCGAACAACACGAGGACGGCCATGGCGGCCACCAGCCGGCCCCGCAACCCGAGGCGCTGGAGGACGGGCCCGGCCAGGGCCAGGACGAAAGCGACGTTCTGCCCCGACACGACCAGGAGGTGGGCCAGTCCCGACGCCCGGAAGTCGTAGGTCACCTCGGGCGGCTGGCCCCGGTCGTCGCCCAGCACGAAGCCTGTCAGCAGGCTGCGGCGCTCGATCGGGACCGACTCGGCGCCCGAGACGATCGTGCGCCGGATGCCGTTGGCCAGCCGGCTGGTGAGGCCGCCCGGCTCCCAGTCGCCGACCTCGTCGATGGTCATACGGGCGGAGA
Encoded here:
- a CDS encoding ComEC/Rec2 family competence protein, translating into MSDVAAVLMALSAAAGALWARPVPLAVAVVAALVALVLRRPLLLVIAVALASSEMGARSWAGLAPPEPAPFAGVVKLAGDPRNVSGALRVDLRVDGRRVEAWARGRAAGRLDRRLAGERVEVQGRLSPLPDDLRRWLAPRHISARMTIDEVGDWEPGGLTSRLANGIRRTIVSGAESVPIERRSLLTGFVLGDDRGQPPEVTYDFRASGLAHLLVVSGQNVAFVLALAGPVLQRLGLRGRLVAAMAVLVLFGVITRWEPPVLRAVAMASVTLLATNLGRPASTVRALALAVTALVIIDPMLVHSVGFRLSVGACVGIALFARRLTALIPGPRPVAAALGLTLAAQAGVAPIMVPTFGSLPVATVLANLAALPASGPLMVWGLAAGFPAGLAGEPLATLAHLPTRAMLAWVAGVARVTGSMPLGHLGLAHVVAAGAALAGCAWALTRGRRGLAGAGAGLAMVAMLLPAVGIARPGTDMAVSVGRGATLWRHGHATVLVLDGASGSPDRLMSALHQAGVRDLDILIASRPGTSEARAAETLQRRFPAGVVLAPPKSKVLGATVPPSGSVVEVGALIVHIEHADGRLATTVSTSRAPPR
- a CDS encoding DUF2470 domain-containing protein yields the protein MTQRPSQHAVPDAGTGEGSGSTETRPAGPAPAEPSHAERCRTLVASSSRGALCTLAVEPGGYPYGSVASYAIDGAGNPLLFLSRMAQHTQNALGDPRASLLVSEPVPDGSDPLAVGRVTLLGLMAEVGPDERADTRARYLEAVPTASYYIDFGDFTFFRLSVGSIRYVGGYGRMSWVEAAAYASARPDPLAGAAAAAIVGHMNADHAEAQVLLCRHQGGRPSTAEATMSAVDSYGFEMVAAGPEGRSAVRLAFPEPCTTPDEVRRAMVAMVGEARRQLSPASSPGA
- the holA gene encoding DNA polymerase III subunit delta, producing MSVPFPAYLIRGQDEVAVAEAVRSVVADLVAGEDAGLVVEDLGADDYEVRDIVDTAQTPPFLTARRVVVARAVGRFSTADVGPLVSYLSDPLPTTAVVLVGGGGQLARPLVDAVRKVGHVVDADVPAGKGRSAWLAARLRDAPVKLNAAAAAAVAEHLGEDLSRLPALLETLASGFGPGARLGAEDVTPFLGQAGSVAPWELTDAIDRGDAAKALEHLRRLLEGGGRHPLVVMASLHTHYSRMLRLDGDDEVTDERSAAAALGMTGSTFPAKKALMQARRMGNARIARAISLLADADLALKGTVDWPPALIMEVLVARLAASSRSGRATAAPARGR
- a CDS encoding CrcB family protein; amino-acid sequence: MAAHREPAPGAKASGEALSWAVVAAVAAGGALGTLGRYQLEQAWPAVSGRLPWATLSVNVSGSLLLGALAVLLAGWAPRGLAPRLAGPFVGTGLLGSWTTMSAFAVQTHELARAGRWAAAALYVGATVAAGTAAAALGVLGARRLPAGNPG
- a CDS encoding CrcB family protein — its product is MTLAVIVGLAGGLGAVLRHLVNVAFTHRAGMGFPWSTLVVNAIGSAVLGLLAGVMAAGTASETVLVVVGAGLCGGLTTWSAAAWETVKLAGDRRRVAAAGFALANLALSLGSAAGLFAVGVILVR